In one window of Chryseobacterium sp. JV274 DNA:
- a CDS encoding PLP-dependent aminotransferase family protein, whose amino-acid sequence MNKEFLYTEIADGIAGQIRNGILKAGDKLPSVRMLCHEHQVSMNTAKRVFLELESQSLVESKPQSGYFVSQLLSAKLPLPEVSRPSLIANNDEPDELISKVYENMGKKDLTFFSIGIPSGDLLPQAKLKKEIVNAIRELKEGGTEYEELQGNLKLRRMIAIRSLQWGGNLSENDLITTNGGMNALSFCLMALGKPGDTIAIESPCYPGILQLANGMGLKVLELPTHPTTGIEIEALKKVIPQIDICLLIPNFNSPLGSCMPDENKKEIVKILSENNIPLIEDDVYGDLYFGSTRPKCCKSFDKNGNVLYCSSISKTLAPGYRVGWIAPGKYKDKIMKLKLLHSTSSISIVNEAVANFLKSGKYEKHLQQLRRTLQNNYQNYVQTIAEAFPEGTKTSRPQGGLSLWVEFDKKIRTTELYDMAIKQNISIAPGRMFTFQEQFENCMRLCIGLPWSEDTQAKLRQVGNLAKKIYLK is encoded by the coding sequence ATGAACAAAGAATTTTTATACACAGAAATTGCAGACGGAATTGCAGGACAGATCAGGAATGGTATTTTAAAGGCCGGAGATAAGCTTCCTTCGGTAAGAATGCTATGCCATGAACATCAGGTAAGTATGAATACCGCCAAGCGTGTTTTCCTGGAACTGGAATCCCAGTCTTTGGTAGAATCCAAACCGCAATCCGGTTATTTTGTGAGTCAGTTATTATCCGCAAAACTTCCTTTGCCGGAAGTGAGCCGTCCTTCATTGATCGCCAATAATGATGAACCGGATGAACTGATCAGTAAAGTATATGAAAATATGGGTAAAAAAGACCTTACTTTTTTCTCTATTGGAATTCCGTCAGGAGATCTTTTACCTCAGGCAAAACTGAAAAAAGAAATCGTAAACGCTATCAGGGAATTAAAAGAAGGAGGTACTGAATATGAAGAACTTCAGGGAAACCTGAAATTAAGAAGAATGATTGCCATACGTTCTTTACAATGGGGAGGAAATCTGAGTGAAAACGACCTGATTACTACCAATGGCGGAATGAATGCTTTGTCTTTCTGCTTAATGGCATTAGGAAAACCCGGCGATACAATTGCTATTGAAAGCCCTTGCTATCCGGGAATTCTACAGCTGGCAAACGGAATGGGTTTAAAAGTATTGGAACTTCCTACACACCCTACTACCGGAATAGAAATTGAGGCTTTAAAAAAAGTAATTCCCCAAATAGACATCTGCCTGCTCATTCCGAACTTCAATTCACCCTTGGGAAGCTGTATGCCTGATGAAAATAAAAAAGAAATTGTAAAAATACTTTCGGAAAACAACATTCCACTGATTGAAGATGATGTCTATGGAGATCTTTATTTCGGCTCTACGCGCCCAAAATGTTGTAAATCTTTTGATAAAAACGGAAATGTACTGTATTGCAGTTCCATTTCAAAAACTTTGGCTCCGGGATATCGTGTAGGCTGGATTGCTCCTGGAAAGTATAAAGACAAAATCATGAAGCTTAAGCTCCTGCATTCCACGTCCTCTATTTCAATTGTTAATGAAGCTGTAGCCAACTTTCTGAAATCAGGAAAATATGAAAAACACCTACAGCAGCTCCGCAGAACCCTGCAAAACAATTATCAGAACTATGTTCAGACCATTGCAGAAGCTTTCCCGGAAGGTACCAAAACCAGCCGTCCACAGGGAGGATTATCTTTATGGGTAGAATTTGACAAAAAGATACGGACAACAGAACTATACGATATGGCCATCAAGCAAAATATAAGTATTGCTCCCGGAAGAATGTTTACCTTTCAGGAGCAGTTTGAAAACTGTATGAGACTCTGCATAGGACTTCCGTGGTCGGAAGATACACAAGCAAAACTCAGACAGGTTGGAAATCTTGCGAAAAAAATTTATTTGAAATAA
- a CDS encoding DMT family transporter, translated as MITKQISKDENISGWINGFIGVVLFSGGLPATKLAVMEMSPTFVTIVRAAVAGILALIVLWLGKEKRPVKEQLIPLLLVSLGCVVGFPLLSALALQYLTSAHSIVFLGMLPLATAIFGVFRGGERPHPIFWFFSIVGSLLVIGYAVSQGISASPIGDILMLLAVILCGMGYAEGAKLSKTLGGWQVISWALVLALPVMIPLFFIYFPEDIGSVSFQGWFGMAYISLFSMFIGFIFWYKGLAQGGIATVGQLQLLQPFFGLALAAWLLHEQVSMGMLGVTVGVILCVVGTKKFAK; from the coding sequence ATGATAACAAAACAAATATCAAAAGATGAAAATATAAGCGGATGGATCAACGGCTTTATAGGGGTAGTATTATTTAGCGGTGGTTTGCCTGCTACCAAATTAGCTGTCATGGAAATGAGTCCGACCTTTGTGACGATAGTTCGTGCAGCTGTGGCAGGGATATTAGCTCTTATCGTATTATGGCTGGGTAAAGAAAAACGTCCCGTTAAAGAGCAGTTAATTCCTTTGCTCTTGGTTTCTCTTGGCTGCGTGGTAGGTTTTCCGCTTTTGTCAGCACTGGCTCTTCAATACCTTACTTCGGCTCATTCTATTGTATTTTTGGGAATGCTTCCTTTGGCAACCGCTATATTCGGAGTTTTCCGTGGGGGTGAGAGGCCTCATCCTATATTTTGGTTTTTCTCCATTGTTGGAAGTCTTTTAGTGATTGGATATGCAGTTTCACAAGGAATATCTGCTTCACCCATTGGCGATATTCTGATGTTGCTGGCAGTTATTTTATGCGGTATGGGCTATGCTGAAGGGGCAAAATTATCCAAAACATTAGGGGGCTGGCAGGTGATTTCCTGGGCTTTGGTACTGGCATTGCCTGTTATGATTCCTTTATTCTTTATTTATTTCCCTGAGGATATTGGGAGTGTTAGTTTCCAGGGATGGTTTGGAATGGCTTATATTTCTCTTTTCAGTATGTTCATTGGTTTTATATTCTGGTATAAAGGATTGGCGCAGGGTGGTATTGCTACTGTGGGACAGCTCCAGCTGCTTCAGCCTTTCTTTGGCCTTGCATTGGCTGCCTGGCTTCTTCATGAGCAGGTGAGTATGGGAATGCTGGGTGTGACAGTAGGAGTGATATTATGTGTTGTAGGAACTAAGAAATTTGCGAAATAA
- a CDS encoding Crp/Fnr family transcriptional regulator produces MVIDENILISAGAETRHYTPSETIFREGDISNYYYQIIKGEVKLNNYNEEGREFIQNILSDGESCGESILFIEKPYPMNAEAITECTVLRLHKTLFFNLLNQSPELYMEVSNFLSERLYYKFVMMQNLSSQNPSIRLRGLMDYLKSSQKDLTPYSFLVPLTRQQMASLTGLCVETAIRTIKHMERDKIVRIENRKILY; encoded by the coding sequence ATGGTTATCGACGAAAATATTTTGATTTCAGCGGGAGCAGAAACGAGACATTATACCCCTTCAGAAACTATTTTCCGTGAAGGGGACATTAGTAATTACTATTACCAGATTATTAAAGGAGAGGTAAAACTCAATAATTATAATGAGGAAGGGAGAGAATTTATTCAAAATATTTTATCTGACGGAGAAAGTTGTGGAGAATCTATACTTTTTATAGAAAAACCTTATCCTATGAATGCTGAAGCCATTACAGAATGTACTGTTTTAAGGCTTCATAAAACTCTTTTTTTTAATTTACTGAACCAATCTCCGGAATTATACATGGAAGTAAGTAACTTCCTTTCCGAACGACTTTATTATAAATTTGTCATGATGCAGAATCTCTCGTCTCAAAATCCTTCTATACGGCTGAGGGGATTAATGGATTATCTTAAAAGTTCTCAAAAGGATCTGACTCCTTATTCTTTTTTGGTTCCGTTAACGAGACAGCAGATGGCAAGCCTTACAGGTCTGTGTGTGGAAACGGCTATAAGAACCATCAAACATATGGAAAGAGATAAAATTGTGAGAATTGAAAATCGTAAAATTTTATACTAA
- a CDS encoding Crp/Fnr family transcriptional regulator, which translates to MKTISCMNIDENLLYSFGAEDKDYKKQESVFREEDHALYYFQIGEGKVKLNNYNENGKEFIHNILGKKQSFGEAMLFLNQDYPINAICLDDSRIIRLPKNNFFEMIRQHPDLSLEMNACLSQEIFYKLKMMQSLASQNPMQRLKGLLDYLKSYHDEDCHQCFHIAFTRQQIANLTGLRVETVIRTLKKMEKEGSITLKDRKILY; encoded by the coding sequence ATGAAGACAATAAGCTGCATGAATATTGATGAAAATCTTCTGTACTCTTTTGGTGCAGAAGACAAAGACTATAAAAAACAGGAATCAGTTTTTAGAGAAGAGGATCATGCATTATATTATTTTCAGATTGGTGAAGGAAAAGTAAAATTGAATAATTATAATGAAAACGGAAAAGAATTCATTCATAATATTCTGGGCAAAAAACAGAGCTTTGGAGAAGCAATGCTTTTTCTCAATCAGGATTATCCAATCAATGCTATATGTCTTGATGATTCCCGAATAATAAGACTTCCCAAAAATAATTTCTTTGAAATGATCAGGCAGCATCCGGATCTTTCTCTGGAAATGAATGCCTGCCTTTCACAGGAAATTTTTTATAAATTAAAAATGATGCAGAGCCTTGCATCGCAAAACCCTATGCAGAGGCTGAAAGGGTTACTGGATTATCTTAAAAGCTATCATGATGAAGACTGTCACCAGTGTTTCCATATTGCATTTACACGTCAGCAGATTGCCAATCTTACAGGCCTGCGTGTGGAAACAGTGATCAGAACTTTAAAAAAAATGGAAAAAGAAGGGAGCATCACTTTAAAAGACCGCAAAATTTTATATTAA
- a CDS encoding ferritin-like domain-containing protein, giving the protein MPNKILETNNSVSATQKRTADKTTVNKDEMKNAPLHKFFVSALKDIYYAENAILEALEKMQEAATTAELKDAFEDHHLQTQKHVKRLEKVFKLIDEKPEKKECKAIKGIIEEGEEVIKSTEDGSATRDAALIIAAQKVEHYEIATYGGLAQLAITMGHDKAANLLERTLQEEENTDSHLTDIAEASINFDAEQED; this is encoded by the coding sequence ATGCCCAATAAAATATTAGAAACCAATAATTCAGTTTCTGCCACCCAGAAAAGAACTGCAGATAAGACGACTGTCAACAAGGATGAAATGAAAAATGCCCCGCTTCACAAATTCTTTGTAAGTGCCCTGAAAGATATTTATTATGCTGAAAATGCCATTCTTGAAGCATTGGAAAAAATGCAGGAAGCCGCTACCACCGCAGAACTGAAGGATGCCTTTGAAGATCACCATCTTCAGACCCAAAAGCATGTAAAACGTCTGGAAAAAGTTTTTAAACTTATTGATGAAAAGCCCGAAAAAAAGGAATGCAAGGCTATAAAAGGAATCATTGAAGAAGGTGAAGAAGTCATCAAATCTACAGAAGATGGCTCTGCAACAAGAGATGCTGCATTAATTATTGCTGCACAAAAAGTAGAACATTACGAAATTGCAACGTATGGCGGACTTGCACAGCTTGCGATTACCATGGGACATGATAAAGCCGCCAATCTCCTTGAAAGAACACTTCAGGAAGAAGAAAACACCGACTCGCATCTTACAGATATTGCAGAAGCATCCATCAATTTTGATGCAGAACAGGAAGATTAA
- a CDS encoding catalase, whose product MNMETNKHNKKAEQLDVHSTSNENEKLTTNQGLKINNNQDSLKAGERGPSLLEDFILREKITHFDHERIPERVVHARGSGAHGVFKLNKSLAAYTKAKFLTELGKETPVFVRFSTVAGSKGSTDLARDARGFAVKFYTDEGNYDLVANNIPVFFIQDAMKFPDLVHAVKPEPDNEIPQAASAHDTFWDFISLMPESMHMIMWVMSDRAIPRSLRMMEGFGVHSFKFINEEGKVHFVKFHFKPKLGVHSVAWNEAQIISGVDSDFHKRDLWEAIENGDYPEWDFGVQLIPEEDEHKFDFDLLDPTKLVPEEEVPVEMVGTLTLNKNPDNFFAETEQVAFHPGHIIPGIDFTNDPLLQGRLFSYTDTQLSRLGSPNFHEIPINRSINTVYNNQRDGHMRQQIVKGKTSYEPNSIGGGCPFQAMMSEGGFASQQERVSGVKIRKRSKSFVDHYSQAKLFYNSQSTPEKTHLQNALIFELSKVNRPEIRERMVGQLAFIDMSLAWRVAEKLGVEVKKLEWPNQSLPADSNIVELQSEERDPNTKTSDALSMRHTVKNTIKSRKIGFILANGADGGAVSDLKAKLEAEGAKVELIAPSLAHIKTNDGTDLTPKHSLTNTASVCFDALYICSGADSVKELMISENKHHVLHFINEAYRHCKAIYFGTDTQALYHHSNVSAKQHDDPGIITWEDGNPADKFINAIAQHRVWDLEMERNS is encoded by the coding sequence ATGAATATGGAAACCAACAAACACAACAAAAAAGCAGAACAGCTGGATGTACATAGTACTTCCAATGAAAATGAAAAACTGACCACCAATCAGGGTTTAAAGATTAATAATAATCAGGATTCTTTAAAAGCCGGAGAACGCGGCCCTTCATTACTGGAAGATTTTATTCTGAGAGAAAAGATTACCCACTTTGATCACGAAAGGATTCCCGAAAGAGTAGTGCATGCAAGAGGTTCCGGTGCCCATGGCGTTTTTAAACTTAACAAAAGCCTTGCAGCCTATACCAAAGCAAAATTTTTAACAGAACTGGGAAAAGAAACACCTGTTTTTGTAAGATTTTCAACTGTAGCAGGAAGTAAAGGGAGTACAGATCTCGCAAGAGATGCAAGAGGTTTTGCGGTGAAATTCTATACTGATGAAGGAAATTATGATTTGGTGGCCAATAATATACCTGTGTTTTTTATTCAGGATGCTATGAAATTTCCGGACCTTGTACACGCTGTAAAACCGGAACCAGATAATGAAATTCCGCAGGCCGCTTCGGCACATGATACATTTTGGGATTTTATTTCACTCATGCCTGAAAGTATGCACATGATTATGTGGGTGATGAGCGACAGAGCTATTCCGAGAAGTCTGAGAATGATGGAAGGCTTCGGGGTACATTCTTTCAAATTCATTAATGAGGAAGGAAAAGTACATTTTGTGAAATTTCATTTTAAACCAAAATTGGGAGTACACTCTGTAGCCTGGAACGAAGCTCAGATTATTTCAGGAGTAGATTCTGATTTTCACAAAAGAGACCTTTGGGAAGCCATTGAAAACGGTGATTATCCTGAATGGGATTTTGGTGTACAGCTGATTCCTGAAGAAGACGAGCACAAATTTGATTTTGATCTTCTTGATCCTACCAAACTGGTTCCTGAAGAAGAAGTGCCCGTAGAAATGGTAGGAACATTAACCCTGAACAAAAATCCGGATAATTTCTTTGCAGAAACGGAACAGGTAGCTTTTCATCCCGGACATATCATTCCCGGAATAGATTTCACGAATGACCCGCTGCTGCAGGGAAGATTATTTTCATATACTGATACTCAGCTGTCAAGACTGGGATCACCCAATTTCCATGAAATCCCGATTAACAGGTCTATCAATACCGTTTATAATAATCAAAGGGACGGACACATGAGACAGCAGATTGTCAAAGGAAAAACGAGCTATGAACCCAATTCCATAGGAGGTGGATGTCCTTTTCAGGCGATGATGTCTGAAGGAGGTTTTGCTTCCCAGCAGGAAAGAGTTTCTGGGGTAAAGATCAGGAAAAGAAGCAAAAGCTTTGTAGATCATTATTCACAGGCTAAACTATTCTACAACAGCCAGTCGACACCGGAAAAAACTCACCTTCAGAATGCATTGATCTTTGAATTGTCTAAAGTGAATCGTCCTGAAATTAGAGAAAGAATGGTAGGGCAGCTGGCTTTTATTGATATGTCTTTGGCCTGGAGGGTTGCAGAAAAATTAGGGGTAGAAGTCAAAAAATTAGAATGGCCCAACCAAAGTTTGCCGGCAGACAGTAATATTGTAGAGCTTCAGAGCGAAGAAAGGGACCCTAATACAAAAACTTCTGATGCTTTAAGCATGAGACATACCGTTAAGAATACGATTAAAAGCAGAAAAATAGGATTTATTCTGGCCAATGGTGCTGATGGAGGAGCTGTCAGCGATCTTAAGGCAAAACTTGAAGCAGAAGGTGCCAAAGTTGAATTGATTGCGCCAAGTCTTGCTCATATAAAAACCAATGACGGCACAGACCTGACCCCGAAACATTCTCTGACCAATACAGCCAGTGTCTGTTTTGATGCACTTTATATCTGTTCAGGTGCGGATTCGGTAAAAGAACTGATGATTTCAGAAAATAAACATCATGTGCTGCACTTTATCAATGAAGCTTACAGACATTGTAAGGCAATTTATTTCGGTACAGATACACAGGCTCTTTATCATCATTCTAATGTATCAGCCAAACAACATGATGATCCTGGAATCATTACATGGGAAGATGGAAATCCTGCAGATAAATTTATTAATGCTATTGCCCAACACAGAGTATGGGATCTTGAAATGGAGAGAAATTCATAA
- a CDS encoding CinA family protein: MEFQQNLLEYISQSFMTIDETISVAESVTSGCLQLAFSQMPNASMFYKGGMTTYSLPEKVRLLKVNRQEAEECDCVSENVAETMALNVARLYESDWSIATTGYCTPNRSSGYKIFAYFSFSYKGEIILTKKLELHPKTQALNAQLYYTEFILGCFKSELNRLLILK; the protein is encoded by the coding sequence ATGGAATTTCAACAAAATCTTCTTGAATATATAAGCCAGTCATTCATGACCATTGACGAGACCATTTCCGTTGCAGAAAGTGTTACTTCAGGATGTTTACAGCTGGCTTTCTCACAGATGCCTAATGCTTCTATGTTCTATAAAGGAGGCATGACAACCTATTCTTTACCGGAAAAAGTAAGACTATTAAAAGTCAACAGACAGGAAGCTGAAGAATGTGACTGTGTTTCAGAAAATGTTGCAGAGACCATGGCATTAAACGTTGCAAGGCTCTACGAATCGGATTGGTCTATTGCCACAACCGGCTACTGTACACCGAACCGGAGTTCCGGCTATAAAATTTTTGCATATTTCTCATTTTCCTATAAAGGGGAGATCATTCTGACTAAAAAGCTTGAACTTCACCCAAAAACACAAGCCCTGAATGCCCAGCTGTATTATACGGAATTTATTCTGGGATGTTTTAAAAGTGAGCTCAACAGGCTTTTAATCTTAAAATAA
- a CDS encoding AraC family transcriptional regulator, producing the protein MKCGLIEKTESQFVDSIEKEAYVWCEKNWKHDDYEHQHNRAQLTFVEEGYQYFHIDRKIYLVPQHHVIWIPSEKAHKITSEAQTVNLMVFLFKSVFEDEFYQNVQVFAVPPVLKEMLLYASKWNQSLDENEEQDLFFKAILKSLPNFCKESSGLEIPVPTDTRLIPVCNDINVHFKYNLDIDSLAGKAQMSVRSLQRIFKNETGITLQKYLQLTRILKSIELIDTRQYTLSEVAYKVGYQSLSAFTSSYFAIMQVKPKINKN; encoded by the coding sequence ATGAAATGTGGACTGATTGAAAAAACAGAAAGCCAGTTTGTAGATTCCATCGAAAAAGAAGCTTATGTATGGTGTGAAAAAAACTGGAAACATGATGACTATGAACATCAGCATAACCGTGCCCAGCTTACATTTGTGGAAGAAGGTTACCAATATTTCCATATCGACAGGAAGATTTATCTTGTTCCGCAGCATCATGTCATCTGGATTCCGTCTGAAAAAGCCCACAAAATAACTTCTGAAGCACAAACGGTGAATCTGATGGTTTTTCTGTTCAAGTCTGTTTTTGAAGATGAATTTTATCAGAATGTACAGGTATTTGCCGTTCCTCCTGTTCTAAAAGAAATGCTTTTGTATGCTTCAAAATGGAACCAGTCATTGGATGAAAATGAAGAACAGGACCTATTTTTCAAAGCTATTTTAAAAAGCCTTCCCAACTTCTGCAAAGAAAGCAGCGGACTAGAGATCCCTGTTCCTACGGATACCAGATTGATTCCTGTATGTAATGATATCAATGTTCATTTTAAATATAACCTGGATATTGATTCATTAGCTGGAAAAGCACAAATGTCTGTAAGGAGCCTTCAGCGGATTTTTAAAAATGAAACCGGAATTACCCTGCAAAAATACCTGCAGCTGACAAGGATTTTAAAAAGCATAGAGCTGATCGATACCAGACAATATACTTTAAGTGAAGTTGCTTATAAAGTAGGCTATCAAAGTCTCTCCGCCTTCACATCATCCTATTTTGCCATCATGCAGGTAAAGCCAAAAATCAATAAAAACTAA
- a CDS encoding Atu1372/SO_1960 family protein encodes MKKLCLFFILILLSNITNIMAQNKAKILVLIHSDNGGTYELAKEIAKGIESENNAVPYIKLVKASQHPNLKNLSVATADELTNYDGIAFGSPVYFGNISTGMSEFLSKTVQLWTNHALEGVPATVFMSAGSGAGKELALQAFWNSLAVHGMVLVSNGIRGTEELNKAIPQGNTVLGVTSMASLKDVERPTKGERNIAELQGKNFAKIALALKDTRPKKSAPIAETHQDFNEILRQKNIILPQVPKPAGNYQPFVRSGNLVFINQVALKDGKILNPGKLGVEVNEQQVKDATKVTMLNVISVLKEAVGGDLSRVKQCVQLTGIFNTKDDYTKHADLMNIASDLAVEVFGDKGKHARATFGASSIPVNSSVEIQAVFEVE; translated from the coding sequence ATGAAAAAATTATGTCTTTTTTTTATTTTAATTTTATTATCTAATATCACCAACATCATGGCACAAAATAAAGCTAAAATACTTGTTCTTATCCATTCTGATAATGGCGGAACCTATGAACTGGCCAAAGAGATTGCCAAAGGCATTGAAAGCGAAAATAATGCAGTTCCTTATATCAAATTAGTCAAAGCTTCCCAACATCCCAATCTGAAAAATCTGTCTGTAGCAACGGCAGATGAACTGACAAACTACGATGGAATTGCTTTTGGTTCACCGGTTTATTTCGGGAATATCAGTACAGGAATGAGTGAATTTTTATCTAAAACCGTTCAGCTTTGGACCAATCACGCTTTGGAAGGAGTTCCGGCTACTGTTTTTATGTCAGCGGGGAGCGGAGCAGGAAAGGAGCTTGCACTTCAGGCATTCTGGAACAGTCTTGCTGTCCACGGAATGGTATTGGTGTCTAACGGAATTCGTGGAACAGAAGAGCTAAACAAAGCTATTCCACAGGGAAATACAGTTTTAGGAGTGACAAGTATGGCTTCTTTAAAAGATGTGGAGAGACCTACCAAAGGAGAACGGAATATTGCTGAGCTTCAAGGGAAAAACTTTGCAAAAATAGCATTGGCTCTGAAAGATACCCGCCCGAAAAAAAGCGCGCCTATCGCTGAAACTCATCAGGACTTTAATGAAATACTGAGACAAAAAAATATTATACTTCCACAGGTTCCTAAACCCGCAGGAAACTATCAGCCGTTTGTCCGTTCCGGAAATCTGGTATTTATTAATCAGGTTGCTTTGAAAGATGGAAAAATTCTCAATCCGGGAAAATTGGGCGTTGAAGTGAATGAACAACAGGTAAAAGACGCTACAAAGGTGACTATGCTGAACGTTATTTCCGTATTGAAAGAAGCTGTGGGAGGAGATTTGAGCAGAGTAAAGCAATGTGTGCAGCTTACAGGAATTTTTAATACAAAAGACGATTATACAAAACATGCAGATTTGATGAATATTGCTTCTGATCTGGCCGTTGAAGTTTTCGGAGATAAAGGAAAACATGCCAGAGCGACTTTTGGAGCATCTTCAATTCCGGTGAATTCTTCGGTTGAAATTCAGGCGGTCTTTGAAGTAGAATAA
- a CDS encoding PLP-dependent aminotransferase family protein: protein MLRPWKLELEIDKKLAKAVYLQIADTIISDIRSGRLKAGDALPGSRNLAQTLKVNRNTVVEAYQVLINEEWVVSKERKGIFVSESLPPLHEKNATNTHGSLNQQIISGGMLINFDDGHPDSKIAPVTELARAYRQIFSIKAKWQMMGYGNEHGDTEFRKMISQMLNHQRGMHINENEISITRGSQMGMFLTAQTLLTSGDNVIVEDPGYQPAWQAFKYAGAQLLPVPVDKEGINIEAIEKLLTKHQNIKAIYITPHRQYPTTVTLSLSRRLRLIELSNQYNITIIEDDYDNEFHFGYRPILPISSFPELQHYVYIGTLSKVVAPALRIGYLATKNQELLQRIGDLRKIIDVHGDVIMEQAVLQLIKEGAVKKHIKKATIHYKNKRDFVFELLIKHMKGIADFTLPEGGLAFWITPKVKLDWNAVTAQLLEKNIKIIHPKQYSQNHVNGFRLSYGALSEEQLEQSIPVISEVFAKFF, encoded by the coding sequence ATGCTTCGACCTTGGAAATTAGAATTAGAAATTGATAAAAAGCTTGCTAAAGCCGTTTATCTACAGATTGCAGATACAATCATTAGCGATATCCGTTCAGGAAGATTAAAAGCCGGAGATGCACTTCCCGGAAGCCGAAATCTTGCTCAGACTCTAAAAGTCAACAGAAATACTGTTGTAGAAGCTTATCAGGTTCTGATTAATGAAGAATGGGTGGTTTCCAAAGAGCGGAAAGGAATTTTTGTTTCTGAAAGCCTTCCTCCTTTGCATGAGAAAAATGCAACTAACACACATGGTTCTTTGAATCAGCAGATTATTTCCGGAGGAATGTTAATCAACTTTGATGATGGCCATCCGGACAGTAAAATTGCGCCGGTAACGGAGCTGGCAAGGGCTTACAGACAGATTTTCAGCATTAAAGCCAAGTGGCAGATGATGGGATATGGAAACGAGCATGGTGACACGGAATTCCGTAAAATGATCTCTCAGATGCTGAATCATCAGCGTGGAATGCACATTAATGAAAATGAAATTTCCATTACAAGAGGAAGCCAGATGGGTATGTTTCTGACCGCTCAGACTCTTTTAACCTCCGGTGACAACGTTATTGTGGAAGATCCGGGTTATCAGCCCGCATGGCAGGCTTTTAAATATGCAGGAGCACAGCTTTTGCCTGTACCTGTGGATAAAGAAGGAATCAATATTGAAGCTATTGAAAAGCTTTTGACAAAACATCAGAACATAAAAGCGATATATATTACTCCCCACAGACAATATCCTACAACAGTTACTCTAAGTTTGTCAAGAAGATTGAGACTTATTGAATTATCAAACCAATATAATATCACAATCATTGAAGATGATTATGACAATGAATTTCATTTCGGTTACCGCCCTATCCTGCCGATTTCAAGTTTTCCGGAACTTCAGCATTATGTATACATCGGAACTTTAAGCAAGGTTGTTGCGCCCGCTTTAAGGATCGGTTATCTGGCAACAAAAAATCAGGAACTATTGCAAAGAATTGGTGATTTGAGAAAGATTATCGATGTACATGGAGATGTAATCATGGAGCAGGCTGTTCTGCAGCTGATCAAAGAAGGGGCTGTAAAAAAACACATCAAAAAAGCAACCATCCATTATAAAAATAAAAGAGATTTTGTATTTGAACTGCTGATCAAACATATGAAAGGCATTGCAGACTTTACATTGCCTGAAGGCGGTCTTGCTTTCTGGATCACTCCAAAAGTTAAACTGGATTGGAATGCTGTAACCGCTCAGTTATTGGAAAAGAATATTAAGATCATTCACCCGAAACAATACAGCCAGAATCATGTGAACGGATTCAGGTTAAGCTACGGGGCGCTTTCTGAAGAGCAGCTGGAGCAAAGTATTCCAGTTATTTCAGAGGTTTTTGCTAAGTTTTTTTAA
- a CDS encoding cupin domain-containing protein, with translation MDKKQFSSKDFHETFARPKYVKPSHLIHKNVENAGEHNQFSTERKHPVFFVDLPSKNVSMTIGGLTPGQQTNRHRHTYETVLFVIEGKGWTEVEDERVHWEAGDAVYIPSWAWHKHQNLSDTEPAKYIACENAPQLQNLGVALREEEGRDL, from the coding sequence ATGGATAAGAAACAATTCAGTTCTAAAGATTTTCACGAAACTTTTGCAAGACCAAAGTATGTAAAACCAAGTCATTTGATTCATAAAAATGTAGAAAATGCAGGAGAGCACAATCAGTTTTCAACAGAAAGGAAACACCCGGTTTTCTTTGTAGATCTTCCAAGTAAGAATGTAAGTATGACGATTGGCGGACTCACTCCCGGACAGCAAACCAACAGACACCGTCATACTTATGAAACCGTATTATTTGTGATCGAAGGGAAAGGCTGGACAGAAGTAGAAGATGAAAGGGTGCATTGGGAAGCTGGAGATGCCGTATATATTCCTTCGTGGGCATGGCACAAGCATCAGAATCTTAGCGACACAGAACCAGCCAAATATATTGCCTGCGAAAATGCTCCTCAGCTGCAGAATCTGGGTGTTGCGTTGAGAGAAGAGGAAGGCAGAGACCTTTAA